The nucleotide sequence ATATTACACAAATGAAGCGTGGCGATCTACGTAGCTTGTTCGGTATGGTGCTACAGGATACCTGGTTGTTCAATGGTACGATTCGTGACAATATCGCGTACGGTCGAGAGAACGCAACTGAAGAGGAAATCGTGCAGGCTGCAGTTGCTGCACATGCGGATCACTTTATTCGGACTTTGCCTGACGGATATGATACACTGCTGAATGAAGATGCTACAAATTTATCTCAAGGGCAGAAGCAGCTACTAACGATTGCACGAGCTTTGCTGGCTGATCCAACGATTATGATTTTGGATGAAGCGACAAGCAGTGTGGATACGCGTACAGAGATCTATATTCAGAAGGCAATGCATGAATTGATGCAAGGAAGAACGAGCTTCGTGATCGCTCACCGTCTCTCAACCATTCGCGATGCTGATTTGATTCTTGTGATGAATCATGGCCGAATTATTGAGCAAGGGACGCACAACGAACTATTAGCTCAAGATGGCTTCTATGCAGATTTATACAACAGTCAATTCACCGCGGGTCAATCCCAGCTCAATGCGGGATAGTATGTGAGTGACGAATGACTCATAAGAGCAACAAAGCAACAAGATTATGCATTAAGGAGAAACGCACATGTCTAACTTACAACAAATCATTCAAGGTCGTCGCAGCATAGGCAAAGTAAAGAGTGATCCTGTTTCGAGGGTCATTATTGAAAAATTGATTGAAGCTGCTGTATGGGCGCCGAGTCATCATGGTACGGAACCTTGGAAATTCATTGTACTAACTGGGGATGGGCGGCGCGTTCTAGGTCAAGCGTATGCAGATATTGCCTTGAGTGTACAAGAGGGTTTGACAGCTGATGAGCGGACGGAGCAACAAGCGAAGGAAATCGGCAAAGCATACCGATCGCCGGTTGTCATCGTTGCGATCTGTTCGCCGTCTGATTTACCACGTGTAGATCGTCGCGAGGAATTTGCCGCTGTACATGCAGCAGTACAAAATCTGCTGCTCGCTGCACACGATTGCGGACTGGGTGCGGTATGGCGTACAGGTGCTCCTGCCTACCATCCTATAATGAAATCAGCCTTTAACGTTGCGCAGCATGAAGAAATTGTCGGTCTCGTCTATGTGGGTTATCCGGATATGATAAAGTCTGACGCTAAGCGTACGGCTGGGACTGCGAAGACGCAGTGGATTGAACAATAAGTGCTTGGATTTAAGTAGAAAAAAGCCCCTTGTAGCTCAGTTAAACGACTGATGCTTGAGGGGCTTTGGTTTATTCTGTTCCGTCATTCAAATTTGCAACAGAGCGGCGAATAATCATGTTAGCGGGAAGAATGATTTTCTTCCATGGGACAATGAAGTCTTTATTTATTTGAATTCGCTCCACGAGCATTTGCATGCCAAGATACCCGAATTGATAGGCTTGCTGCGCGACTACAGTGAGGAGAGGGTCAATCTCGGAGTAAGGTCCTAAGTCATCAAAGCATACGACAGACATATCTTCGGGAACTCGCAGACCGCGTGCGGACAACGTTCGGATGACTTCAACAGCAAGAACGTTGTTTCCTGCTACAATCGCTGTTGGTGCTGGATCCATTTGATCTAGCCATGCTTCAATGATACTGAGATCATTTTGGAGCTCAAACGTAGTCTCTAATATATGGTGCTCCTGATAGCTTAAGTCATTAAGCTTCATGGCTTCCCGATAGCCTTCAAGCCTCATGCGCGCGCTCGATACTTGTCTAGAGCCATTGATCATCGCAATTCGTTGATGTCCTCGAGAAGTGAGGTGCTCGACAAGCTGCCGTGCCCCATCCTTGCTGTCCCCAAGCACAATATCGCTTTCCATGCCAGGAACTTCACGATCAAGCAGCACGAACGGCACACGATGCTTTCGCAAAGCTTCCAGATGTGACAACGAGGCGTCACCTGCTGGAGCGATAAGCACTCCATCTGCTCGAGTCGTTAAGATCGTGTCGAGGTAATCGAGTTCTTTATCAATCTTCTCATCCGAATTTCCGAATAATAGCCGATATCCATATTTGTTTGCTGCATCTTCAGCACCACGGGCAAGTGTCGTATAGAAAGGGTTCGTAATATCAGTTATAAGTAGGAATAACATATTACTTTGCTGAAGAACTAGACTGCGAGCCATATGGTTCGGCACATAGCCAAGCTCGTCCATCATCCGGCGAACCTTCATTCTCGTTTTATCGCTGATTTTCCCCGTGTTATTGATAACCCGAGAAACCGTCATCGCGGAGACGCCCGCTTTGGCTGCTATATCGTAGATGGTGACCATGCGACACGCTCCTTTTCTTATCAATCGTTACATATTACTATACAAAAACAAAAGATTGACAGCAACTCATTTGACTGCAACGTGGATGTTACCGATAACAGTTTGTTATTGCTTCGATGTCCCAATATCCCCCTCGCTCAGAATGGGAGATACCCGAAAAAGTCGGATAAATCCGCACAAAGATGGCATATCCGCCCGAGATGTACGATTATATCGCACAACTCCGCCCGAAAGTCGCATATCCGCTCGAGATGTACGATTTTATCGCACAACTCCGCCCGAAAGTCGCATATCCGCCCGAGATGTACGATTATATCGCACAACTCCGCCCGAAAGTCGCATATCCGCTCGAGATGTACGATTTTATCGCACAACTCCGCCCGAAAGTCGCATATCCGCCCGAGATGTACGATTTTATCGCACAACTCCGCCTGAAAGTCGCATATCCGCCCGAGATGTACGATTATATCGGCTAACTCCACACCAAACTGCCCCAGTAGCGCCAGATCCCCGAAAAAATCGGCTAACTCCTCGTCTGAGCGAGCGGGATATCGTGACCTTGAGAGCGAGAGAGGAAATGTTCCACAATAGCGCAATATATGTGGAGGAAGAAGCGAGCTTAGCTACCAGTAACAACATGAAAACAACATTTAGTAGAGACATAGCCACCAAATTCTAGTAAAATAGGCTCGTCGATCAGGAGCTGTTGTCACATAGGGGGAGGCGACCAGTTTTGCGTAAAGTGATGTTTTATTTGTTGATACTCACGGGCTTGGTGCTGTTTTATTTTACGTGCGTCTATTTAATAAAAGTTCTTGAAGTTGATATTAATAAACCCCAATCACGAGAATTGCCAGACAATAGCTACCGACTTGTACTTATTACGAAGGAGCTTGATACTCCATTCTGGGACAAAGTGAAGTATAGCGCGATAGCAGCAGGAGTGCGTAATGGAGCCAACGTTGAGGTATGGGGGAGTTATAACGGGAACGAGCAAGAATTTTTAAAGCTGATGGAGATCGCAATTGCCTCCAAGGTGGATGGGATTATCGTACAAGGATTGGATACAGAAGAATTTAAACAGCTTTCGATGTACAAAGCGACTGAGAAAGGCATCCCGATAATTACAGTTGCGAATGATGTACCGATCAACGACAGTTTGCGCAAAACCTATGTAGGCTCTAATCATTATGAAGCAGGCCAAATGCTCGCTAGACAATTGATTTTGGATATGGGTTTTGCGGGAAAAGTGATAATCATGGCATCGGACAGACAAGAGCAGTACCAACGAGAAAGGTTGAACGGTATTCTTGATGTGCTTAATCATTATGAGCATGTAAAGACCGAAATCATTGCCTCAGGTAATTCAAGAGAGCGTGTCGTGCAAGCGATGAATCAAATTATGAACACACAGCCCAACATCGATGGATTTATTACAACTACAGCCAGCAATGCAAGCGCTCTCATCCAAGAGCTGGGAAAGCGTTCGCAGGTCGAGCCGTACTATATTTATTCTTTCGATGATAGTCCAGAGACTTTAACCTTGCTCCAACAAGGCAAAATTGATGCAATTATCTCACAATCTCCTGAAGTGATGGGGAGTGAGAGTGTAAATTTGATGGTGCAGTGGCTAAATGGAACACAGCTGCCGCTTAATCCATACGGATATTATACCGACGTCCGGGTGATGAAGGCGGTCGCGAGCAAATGATGAACAGTATTCAGAAAAAAATATTGTCGTTGTCGGCGATTTTGTTGTTCAGCATGGCGGTCATGTGGAGTGTCTTGACGTTGTACAATCAGAAGACGCAAGAGAGATATAACGATATTCTGCAACGCTACTTGCAGATGAACGAAGTATCTGAACGCAGTCAATTGTTGATTACCACCTTTAACAATTTTTATCAAGCACCAAGTGTAATAGGTCAAAGCGATCTGAATGTAATCAAAGGTCAGCTAAATCACGCAAAACAAAAGATCGGTGAACTGAGAAATAAAGATAATAATTTTACGCTCACCAACTATATGAATATGGTAGATAGTTTAATTGAATCTGTAGATCTATCTGTCATGTTTCTCAATCAGAAAAACAATGAAGCCGCGATTACGCGCTTTTCAGATGCGATGAGACTTGCCAACTATATTGCGGAAATGACCTTAACATTAATCGATAAGGAGCTAAAAACGTACGATATCTTTTATCGTGATATTATTGTTCAATCCTCTGCATTGAAGACGTTAGGCTTTTTAATACTCGGATTGATCACCATCCTACTTCTAGTGTTTACATATTGGTTCTCCCTAAGCATTACGAGACCGATTCAACGGTTAAGCTTTGCTGCGCGGGAGTTGTCACGGGGACGCTTTGACCTGAAGATCGATGTGCAATCGAACGATGAGATCGCTTTTCTTGCAAAAACGTTTGATCAGATGCGGGGCAACATTAATAATTTGATTTCCGAGATACAAACGAAAGCACAGCTAGAGATCGAGCTTCAAGAAAGCCGTCTCTTGCTGAAGGAAAGTCAACTTCGTAGCTTGCAAAGTCAGATCAACCCACATTTTTTATTTAACACACTGGATACGCTCTCGAAGAAAGCTTACTTGGAAGGCTCAGAACAGACAAGTGACTTGATTGTGAGTGTAGCAAGTTTATTGCGATATAATCTAAGGCATCTTGATCGAGCGGTCACCTTACGAGATGAGCTAGATGTCATGAATAAATATATTGAAATTCAAAGAGCTAGATTTACAGATAGATTAAACTTCCATGCGGAAGTCGATGAGTCGTGTTTATATGTCCAGGTACCGAGCTTAACGATACAACCCGTCGTTGAAAATGCGGTCATTCATGCTATCGAGCCTGCTGAGGATGGGGGAACGATCTTCTTCAGAGTCATAGCGGAAGATGATCGAGTTATCGTCGAGATTGAAGATAATGGTATTGGCATTTCGAAAGAGAAAATCGATCAAATTGTGGACGACAATCAATCACCTGCACACTCGCCGCTAATAGATCAACAACAAGGGCATTCGACAGGTATAGGAATGAGCAATGTAATTCGTAGACTGAGGTTATTTTATAATCGTGATGACGTGATTGAGATTGTAAGCGTTCCGGGACAGGGAACATTAGTGAAACTGCTGCTACCCATTCGTAGAGGGGATGAACGATAACATGAAGCTACTCATTGTGGATGACGAGCAGATCGAACGTGAAGGGCTTGAAGCGATCCTACGTAAGGGTTTTCCTGATTCTGAAATTAAACAGGCGAAAAATGGGAAGAAGGCAATTGAACTAACCCATGAGTACGCTCCAGACATCATACTGATGGATATTAAGATGCCAGGAATGAGCGGTCTAGAAGCAGCCCAGCACATTCATGAACACTATCCGACAATAAAAATTGTTATGGTTACAGCCTACGAAATGTTCGAATATGCAAGACAGGCGATAAGGATAGGTGTCGAGGATTATATTCTTAAGCCAAGCAAGGCAAGCGACATTGTCGAGACGGTAAGAGTCGTTATCGATCGCCTTGAAGAAGAGCGGAAGCAGTGGAGCGAGTTCAATATCCATAAGGAACAATTGCTCCGGATGATGCCGGTCGTTGAAGCAGATGTCGTGACGCAATTGCTCTTTGATCACGTTCATGAGGTGCATCTAGATGAGATGATTAGTCTACTCGGAGTCGATGCGACGAGAGAAGGCTTTGTGATGCTCATCGTTCTAAGTCCAAAAGTAGAGTCAGAACCTTTCTATCGGAATGTGAAGGAGCAGATGAAGCAGCTGAAGAATGGTTGGGTAGGGGCGAAATCCGGTCGACACATCCCGATTATTGTCTTCCGTGAAGCTAGCAAGTCCTATCGCGGTCAAGCCTCATCGATTGTGCAACAGCTTCTGCTGCTACAGGAAGATCGAGGCGGGGCAGAGATCTTCGTCGGCATAGGCAATGTTTACGACTCGCTCGATCAAGTTAGACTTTCCTATCAGGAGGCCTTGATTTCTTCTGCAGATATCACGTTACCGTCCAAGCATCGTTTCTACGTGGATATCCCTGATACGATGCAACAGCAAAGCGATAATCTGCCTCCATATTCAGAGAAGCAGT is from Candidatus Cohnella colombiensis and encodes:
- a CDS encoding nitroreductase, with translation MSNLQQIIQGRRSIGKVKSDPVSRVIIEKLIEAAVWAPSHHGTEPWKFIVLTGDGRRVLGQAYADIALSVQEGLTADERTEQQAKEIGKAYRSPVVIVAICSPSDLPRVDRREEFAAVHAAVQNLLLAAHDCGLGAVWRTGAPAYHPIMKSAFNVAQHEEIVGLVYVGYPDMIKSDAKRTAGTAKTQWIEQ
- a CDS encoding LacI family DNA-binding transcriptional regulator, yielding MVTIYDIAAKAGVSAMTVSRVINNTGKISDKTRMKVRRMMDELGYVPNHMARSLVLQQSNMLFLLITDITNPFYTTLARGAEDAANKYGYRLLFGNSDEKIDKELDYLDTILTTRADGVLIAPAGDASLSHLEALRKHRVPFVLLDREVPGMESDIVLGDSKDGARQLVEHLTSRGHQRIAMINGSRQVSSARMRLEGYREAMKLNDLSYQEHHILETTFELQNDLSIIEAWLDQMDPAPTAIVAGNNVLAVEVIRTLSARGLRVPEDMSVVCFDDLGPYSEIDPLLTVVAQQAYQFGYLGMQMLVERIQINKDFIVPWKKIILPANMIIRRSVANLNDGTE
- a CDS encoding substrate-binding domain-containing protein, whose amino-acid sequence is MMFYLLILTGLVLFYFTCVYLIKVLEVDINKPQSRELPDNSYRLVLITKELDTPFWDKVKYSAIAAGVRNGANVEVWGSYNGNEQEFLKLMEIAIASKVDGIIVQGLDTEEFKQLSMYKATEKGIPIITVANDVPINDSLRKTYVGSNHYEAGQMLARQLILDMGFAGKVIIMASDRQEQYQRERLNGILDVLNHYEHVKTEIIASGNSRERVVQAMNQIMNTQPNIDGFITTTASNASALIQELGKRSQVEPYYIYSFDDSPETLTLLQQGKIDAIISQSPEVMGSESVNLMVQWLNGTQLPLNPYGYYTDVRVMKAVASK
- a CDS encoding histidine kinase, producing MNSIQKKILSLSAILLFSMAVMWSVLTLYNQKTQERYNDILQRYLQMNEVSERSQLLITTFNNFYQAPSVIGQSDLNVIKGQLNHAKQKIGELRNKDNNFTLTNYMNMVDSLIESVDLSVMFLNQKNNEAAITRFSDAMRLANYIAEMTLTLIDKELKTYDIFYRDIIVQSSALKTLGFLILGLITILLLVFTYWFSLSITRPIQRLSFAARELSRGRFDLKIDVQSNDEIAFLAKTFDQMRGNINNLISEIQTKAQLEIELQESRLLLKESQLRSLQSQINPHFLFNTLDTLSKKAYLEGSEQTSDLIVSVASLLRYNLRHLDRAVTLRDELDVMNKYIEIQRARFTDRLNFHAEVDESCLYVQVPSLTIQPVVENAVIHAIEPAEDGGTIFFRVIAEDDRVIVEIEDNGIGISKEKIDQIVDDNQSPAHSPLIDQQQGHSTGIGMSNVIRRLRLFYNRDDVIEIVSVPGQGTLVKLLLPIRRGDER
- a CDS encoding response regulator; this encodes MKLLIVDDEQIEREGLEAILRKGFPDSEIKQAKNGKKAIELTHEYAPDIILMDIKMPGMSGLEAAQHIHEHYPTIKIVMVTAYEMFEYARQAIRIGVEDYILKPSKASDIVETVRVVIDRLEEERKQWSEFNIHKEQLLRMMPVVEADVVTQLLFDHVHEVHLDEMISLLGVDATREGFVMLIVLSPKVESEPFYRNVKEQMKQLKNGWVGAKSGRHIPIIVFREASKSYRGQASSIVQQLLLLQEDRGGAEIFVGIGNVYDSLDQVRLSYQEALISSADITLPSKHRFYVDIPDTMQQQSDNLPPYSEKQFLEQIRTGQWDEVRRFVSDIISRHENNASSLVQAEQSVMEALWLVHRLLQEMGVEVDKPMFSYHAQDYRNLRTETDCLLDKQIQTITMYQERFKPDVVQQMKRYIIENSQEDISLEMIARKVDLSPFYISKVFKEQLGVNYIDFLTECRIEKAKQLMSDPELSLKEITFEVGYNDPNYFSKVFKKISGVSPTEYRKLMLGKKI